AGACAGTTTTGTTTCATTAGCtccaggaagcagcacatgtagCGCGTGATTAGGGCTCTTCAGAAAGCGTATGGCAGAGCAGTGTGCCTTGGGAAATGAGGGACCAATGGGCAGGGGACTAAAGCAGGGTTCgtgttgtgttgcttttttctgtttgaaagcgataaaaaaaacatttttcttgctGTGTATCtcccctttttcttttctttttgtgcacTACTGTTGGCTACTGTTGTGAGCAGGGAATTTTGAGGTTttgttatatcttttttttaaagagctaCGCAGACAAAGCCAACTCCATGCAGAAATGCAAAATTTGAAATTTCACTCTGTTTGACAGTTATCAGGAGTTTTAAGGGCAAGTTGTGAGGGGTGAAGACAGGATGAGCGCGAAGTGAGCGAATGgtctttgtaatatttttttcactgtctatcatcatcatcaacgtCCTAAATTCTATTGCCTTGATTTTTCCAGCACGTGAGGTGGGAGGCTGTACACCTGTCCTGTCCAATTGCTCAGCTCCACATTTCCTGCTGAGACGGGGAGGAAAATAGCAGATGACTACACGTCTGTGAGCATTTTGGTGATGTTTACATAGTTTGTGTTGGCCAGCGTGCAGTTGGCTGTCTTAAGGTTCTCCTCCTGAAAGTCCTCGTTGCTGTTATTAACAGCCTCCTGGATCTCCATATAGTCCGATTTACTGATGGTGGAGCCGCTCCGGCTCTTCTTCAGCTCCTCGGCTGAATCGGCTTTGGGCGCGTTGACCTGCAGGTACTGCGCCTGTTCTTCACCTTCAGTCTCACGGTGATAGAAGTAGTTGAAGTTGGACACAATGACAGGCACGGGCAAGGCAATGGTCAGCACACCTGCTATGGCACAGAGGGAACCCACAATCTTTCCACCAATCGTAGTTGGGACCATATCACCATAGCCGACTGTTGTCATGGACACCACAGCCCACCAAAACGCATCTGGGATGCTTTCGAACTGTGACTCGGGCTCGTCTGCTTCAGCAAAGTAGACAGCGCTTGAGAAAAGGATGACTCCtatgaagaggaagaaaatgagCAGGCCGAGCTCTCGCATGCTGGCTTTCAGGGTCTGACCCAAAATCTGAAGCCCCTTGGAGTGACGTGAGAGCTTGAAAATTCTGAAGACTCGTACTAAGCGGATGACCCTGAGAATGGCTAAAGACATGGCTTGCTGACCCGCTTGACCATCCTCTGGCCTGTCTGCTAGTTCTGTGCCAAGAGTGATGAAGTAAGGGATGATAGCAACAATATCAATAATGTTCATTATATTACCAAAAAAGCCTGCTTTGCTGGGGCAGGCAAAGAAGCGCACCAGAAACTCAAATGAGAACCATATAATGCAGAGAGTCTCCAGGATAAAGAAGGGGTCAGTGAAGTAGGTGGATGTATAGCTGACGATTGTGGTGTTGGTCTCAGGTGAAAAGACTGTTGCATGAGACTTGTGCATGTCATCTTCATCATTGCGGAAAATGGGGAGGGTTTCCAAGCAGAAACTGACTATAGAGATCAGGATGACCATGACAGAGATTATGGCAATAATCCTAGCAGGACCTGAGCTCTCTGGGTACTCAAACAGCAGCCACACCTGTCTCTGAAACTCGTTATCAGGAAGAGGCCGCTCCTCCTCCTTGATGAAACCCTCATCTTCTCTGAACATCTCAATGGCCTCCTCGCCCAGCTCATAGAAGCGAATCTCCTCTGAGAAAATATCAAGAGTGACGTTGACCGGCCTTCTTAGCCTGCCCCCTGATTGGTAATAATACAGTATGGCGTCAAAGCTGGGTCTGTTCCTGTCAAAAAAGTACTCGTTCCTAAGCGGATCAAAGTACCGCATCCTCTTTTTGGGGTCCCCGAGCAGGGTCTCTGGGAACTGGGAGAGGGTTTTGAGTTGAGTCTCAAAGCGAAGCCCTGAGATGTTGATGACCACCCTCTCACAACACTCATGGTCGGCCTCCGGGTCGTAGTCCTGCGGGTGCCCCGGGTGTGCAGCCGCCTCGTCAGAGGGGTCTCCTGTGGCAACAGTCAttctgcaggaggaggaggcctgCACTTTTCAGTAAGTCTGGGTCCTGCAGCCTGGAGAACTGCAGGCAGGGGCcaaggagagggagggggctCAACGCCGTAAAGACCTGACGGCCACAGGATGTCACCTAGGATCTGACTGCATGTAGGACAGATAAAGCAAAGACAGACAACAAGGTCAGGTAAACTGAGACATGATTCAGCACTCAATACTTCTGCCATAGTCCAGAGATGGTGGGAATGTTCTTTAGCTTGAAGGACAAACAATTGACAAGACACACCCTCTTAAACAATGTCATGAGATTTGATATGAGCTTAGTAATGTTATACTCTTGAGAAGCCAGTCAGTACAAAAATTAATCAGCTCATAGAAACTTGAGGCTGACACTCCTGCTCCTGACTTCGGCAaattaatatgcaaataaacCATCCGCCTTGCATATAAATTGCTTCAATGCAGGTAAACTCAGAAGCAAACTGGCATAGAAAAGGTACAGAAGCTCATAAATTAGGACACTGATCTGCTGCAATGGACAGTATCTACTGAAATGAATGGGACTACCTTTTGCAGTGAAGCCATGCATGAATATGGCAATGCAGCAGGCACCAAATTGATACAGACAGCATCCTGTCTAGAATGTCATAGAAAACCACTGCAGTCTAAAAACAAATGTACGAGACGCTTTTAAGATTTACTGctgtaccaaacaaacacacagacgccTCACATTAATTGGCTTCAGCTTAGTTTTGTTTGAGCATTTAAATCTTGAAATGGTGCC
Above is a genomic segment from Micropterus dolomieu isolate WLL.071019.BEF.003 ecotype Adirondacks linkage group LG18, ASM2129224v1, whole genome shotgun sequence containing:
- the LOC123956348 gene encoding potassium voltage-gated channel subfamily A member 2, with translation MTVATGDPSDEAAAHPGHPQDYDPEADHECCERVVINISGLRFETQLKTLSQFPETLLGDPKKRMRYFDPLRNEYFFDRNRPSFDAILYYYQSGGRLRRPVNVTLDIFSEEIRFYELGEEAIEMFREDEGFIKEEERPLPDNEFQRQVWLLFEYPESSGPARIIAIISVMVILISIVSFCLETLPIFRNDEDDMHKSHATVFSPETNTTIVSYTSTYFTDPFFILETLCIIWFSFEFLVRFFACPSKAGFFGNIMNIIDIVAIIPYFITLGTELADRPEDGQAGQQAMSLAILRVIRLVRVFRIFKLSRHSKGLQILGQTLKASMRELGLLIFFLFIGVILFSSAVYFAEADEPESQFESIPDAFWWAVVSMTTVGYGDMVPTTIGGKIVGSLCAIAGVLTIALPVPVIVSNFNYFYHRETEGEEQAQYLQVNAPKADSAEELKKSRSGSTISKSDYMEIQEAVNNSNEDFQEENLKTANCTLANTNYVNITKMLTDV